From the genome of Adlercreutzia equolifaciens DSM 19450:
CGTGAAGCATCTCGGCGCCGTCGTCACGAGCACCTACATCTACCTGGTACCGGCGCTCACGGGCGCCGCCTCAGCCCTCGTGCTCGGCGAGCCGATGACGCCTCCCATCGTCGGCGGCGTCGCCCTCACCATCGCCGGCCTCATGCTTTCGAACCGCAAAGGCTCTCGCCGAGGGCAACGCCGCGGCCGCGCCTCGCCCTCCTCTTCGTAGACGTAGTACAATGGCCGGAGCGTCAAGGGATCGCTGCTCGCACCAGCAGCATGGCCCTCACGCACCACCATCGCCATGTCGAAGAAAGGACCCCCGTGGCCGCTATTCCCGATCCCGTCCAAACCGCCTACGAGACGGCGGCGGCCCAGCGCACCTTGTCGCTGCCGACCATCCCGGAAGAGCTGCGCGCTCTGGAGGCCGACGACTTGCGCGGCGGCGCCGACGAGCCCCTGGAGGCCATCGACGCGAGCGGCCTCATCATCGCCGACGAGAATTTCTCGGAGCTGCAGGCGGCCCACGCCCGGTTCGCGAATTGCTTCCTCTCCTGCTGCGACTTTTCCGGCTCGCTGTTTACCGATACGGTATTCGAGGGATGCGACTTCGCCAACAGCTACTTCGATAGCGCCGGATTCACCCGCTGCACCTTCAAGAACTGCAAGCTCACAGGCGCGTCGTTTATGGAGGCGAACCTGGAGCACGTGGCCCTTGAAGACTGCACGCTGGACTTCGGCGCCTTCAACCGTTGCCGTTTCTGGGCCGTATCGGCCACGCGCTGCGATTTCTCCGGCGCCGACATGGCCGAGATGGAGCTGCACTACGTGACCCTGGACGACGACCGCTTCATCGGCACGAGCTTCTTCCGCACGCCCCTGCTCGGGCTCGATTTCTCCACCTGTCAGCTGGAGGGCGTGGCGCTCTCCGACACCATGGCGGAAATCTACGGCACGAAGATGAACGTCTACCAGGCCGCTGCCCTGGCCCGGCGCCTCGGCGTCATCGTGGCGGAGTAGCCTAAGCCGCCATCCTGTCGTCGCGGCGCTTCGACACGAGCAATCTCGGGCGCGGCACGGCTCGACGGGAAACGACGACGGGAGCAGCCGGAGCTGCGGGAGCGCCCGTGCGTCCGTCGGCCCAGGTGGCGGCCACCACCGTGCCCACGATGACCGCGGCACCCAGAAGCCCCATCGCCGAAAGCGTCTCTCCCAGGAACAGATAGGCGAATAGGGCCGTGAACACCGGCTCGCCGGTCAGCAGCAGCGACACCGTCGTGGAAGAGAGGCGGTCGAGCGCCAAGCTCTGCAGGAAGAACGCCAGGCAGGTGGAGAACAACGCCAAGAACACGATGATGCCCCAGGCCACCGGCCGCACGGCGGCCACGTCCAGCATCGGCTCCCACGCCAAAGCGCACCCCAGGCACAGCGCGAAGGCCACGGCGATCTGCGTGCCGGCCACCGTAACGGCGTCAAGCTCGGCCAGCGCCTGCTTGCCGAACACGAGCGCACCGGCCAGCGCCACCGACGACCCTAAAGCCAGAAGCTCGCCAGACCCCACGGCGAGGCTGCCGCCCTGGCTGCACAGAAGGTACAGGCCGCCGGCTACTCCCACCTGAAAGGGAATGATGGCGCGCGGGTAGCGGGAGCGCTCCACCACCGTCGAGAGGAAGGGCGCGAACACCACCGGCAGCGCCACGAGGAACCCCACGTTGGTGGCGGTGGTAAGGTCGAGCGCCACGTTGCAGCACAGATACGAAATACCCATGCACAGCGCCTGGGGCAGCCACAGCCGCACCCTCACGCTGCGAAGCCGCGCGATGATGCGACGCCCGAAGAAGAGGGCGAACACCGCCGTGGCCAAGCCGAAGCGGACGGCCAGGCACCACAGAGGCGTGATGGAGTCGTAGGCGAACTTCGTCACAGCGCTGCCCGATCCGAAAATGACCACTTCAATGAGCACGAAGACCACGAACGGCCAACGCGCCTGCTTCCAATGACTCATGGCTCCTCCTCTCAGCTTCGTCGCGGCCCGCATCCGGCACATGGCGGCACGCAACCTCCTTCAAAGCGCAAAAAACCAAGCCCCACCTGGGGCGTTCTTTCTCTGAATTTGGAACGATGGCTATACTAAACTCCGAGTAGGGAAAAGTAAAACGAGACTTCTTGTAAAACATTTTAAGAAAGTCTTATAATTGTGCAGACGCACAACACAGAGCAGGCTTATCCGCACCCCCAGGGAGACACCTTATGGCCAATCAGAAATACGACGCTTTCCTCACGGTGGCGCGCCTCGGCAGCTTCAAGGCCGCTGCCGAGGAATTGGGCTATACCCAGGCCGGCATCAGCTACCTGGTGAACGCCCTGGAAAAGGAGCTGGGACTGACGCTCTTTTTGCGCGAGTACGGAGGCGTGCACCTGACCACCGAAGGCCGCGAAGTGCTCGGTCTTGTGCAGGCGATCAACGCCGACGAGCACGCGCTGGCCACCCGCGTGCGAGAGCTCGCCGACCGGGAGGGCGGCCTTGTACGCGTGGGCGCCTTCACGAGCGTGGCCATCGAATGGTTCCCCTCCATCGCGCGGGCCTTCCTCGACCAGTATCCGAAAATCGACCTGAAGCTTCTGTGCATCGACGACGAGGAGGAGCTCGTGAACGCCGTGTGGGAGGGCCGCGCCGACTGCGCCTTCTCCATCGCGCCCGAGCGGCGCAACCTGGAGGCGGTGCCGCTGCACACCGACCCGCTGCTTGTGGTGCTGCCGCCAGACCATCCCCTCGCGGGCGCCCCCTTCTTCCCCACCGAAGCCTTAGCCCGCGAGCCCTACGTGCAGCTGCAGGGCAACGCGCGCCCCTCCGAGATGGAGGCGCTGTTCGAGGCCAACGGGGTCACCCCCAACGTGCGCTTCACGGTGGACTCCGACTACGCCGTCATGTCCATGGTCAGCGCCGGCCTGGGCTTCTCCGTGCTGCCGAGCCTCATTCTGTCGCGGCCCCTGTTCCCGCTCGCCGTGCTGCCCGCCGAGCGCGAGTGCTCCCGCGAGATCTCGCTCGCCGTCCGTTCGCGCGAGGCCGCCTCCGCCGCCACCCGCGCCTTCGCCGAAGTCACCCGGGAATGGGTGGCCGCGCGCTACGCGAGCTAGCACCAGCTTCCGAAATGCATACTTGAGAACGGCCGCCCAAACTTGCTTTTTCGCCTTCTGCGCGGAGAAAAGTGCGATCGTGCGAGTCTTTTGAGCCGGGAAAGAGTCCTCGTGCAAGAAAAAGTGCGATCATGCGAGTTTCGAAAGCTCTGAAACTCGCACGATCGCACTTTTCTCCGCACGGAAGAGATAATTCTCGTCCTGGATCTTCGATAACTGCGACTTCTTGCGCACGTAACGCCCCTTCACCAAAGACGGAAAGCCCCGGAGGAAGGCGATTCGCACTGCAAGGGGTTTGGGGATGCGAAACCTACGCCGTCGGCGACTGCGCAAGTCCCTTCAACATCGCCATGGCCGTTAGAGCCGGCAACGATGCGGACCGCGCAATTTAGATCCCTAAACTAAACTCGCCCTCCCCCAACCGGGGCAGCCCCTCCGAGTTGCCCCGGTTTTTGCTATCGACCGTTGCTCGCCATAAGGCGGCGGATGCCGGCGATGCTCGATATCTCATCCAGAAGATCCACGGCATCGGGGGCCTGGTAGAAATCGCCGCGCTGCGCCCGCCCTAGCGGCCGCAGAATCTCATAGGAGCACGCACGATTGATGAGATCGGTCGCCGCGCGGCGCGTCATGCCAAGACGCTGGGCGATATAAGCCGAGTCGACGACGGGCTGCTCCCACAGCAAAGCCGGCAACTCGTGAATCTTGGCACCCGCGCGTTCGGCAATTCTCTCCCTCCACGCGTCGTCGATCTCCGCAACCCGCGCAGACGTCAGAGAGGCTATCACGATGGCAGAGTCAAGCGCGTCGGCGAGCTGGTCGATAATAGGCTCGGGGTCGCCCTGCTGGTAACTGCTGAGCGCCTGCATGTAGCGATCGACGTCGTGCAGCAAACCCGCCGAAACCGGCACCGTTCCGTGAGTGAGTACGCCATCTATCTTGAGCATTCGATGGAGCAGCGTCCGGCCCGTTCTCCCATTGCCGTCGATGAAGGGATGGATGGTCTCGAACTGCGCATGGACGATGGCGGCCTTCGCGACGGGATCAGCGGAATCGATCTGCGCAAACCGACACAAGTCATCGAGACACTGGGAAACACGTTCGGCAACGGGAGGGACGAAAAGCGCCTCATGGGGGCTGTAGGGCGTACCGCCAACCCACACCTGCTCCTCCCGCAGGCGACCCGCAAAAGGCGCGTCGGTGCGCCCGAGAAGAGTTTTGTGAATGCCGCAGATGCCCTCTGGCGTCAGCCCCCCGGGCAAAGCGAGCGCCCGCCGCATCGCATCGATGTTCGCGGCGATGATCTGCGCATTCTTCGGAGCCGATTCCGACAACCCGGCAAGGGCGATATTGCGCGCGCTGGAAGTGAGGTTCTCGATCTGGGAGGACGCCGCCGACTCGCTTCTCAACAGCAAACTCGGCACGTTGAAGGAAAGGCGCGCTTGCTGCTCATCGAAACGGGCGAGGCGCGCGCGAATGTCGGCAAGGCGCTCCGTCTGCTCCGGAGTAAGCGGAACGGAAAGACCCTCCAGCGAGACGGGAATGGCCGCAAGATACGTCGGCGTGATCTTGCGACGCCTCGCTTTGGGCACGAGCATGAGCTCTTCATCATCCCGAACCCAGGGAACCTCTTCGCTGCCGATAGCGGGCCACGTCGCCATGCCATCCTCCTTTGCCCACGATTTCGCTTCCGCAATTTAACCATAGCGGAAGTGAAAGAATATTCACTTCCGCTAATTCAACATAGCGGAAGCGAATCGATTTCGCTTCCGCCCATCGGAACAAAGAGAAGCGAATCGAAAAAGCCGCCATCGAGCGGCTTTTCTGCTGCCGGCCGAGCGCGAGTGCTCCCGCAGCATCTCGCTTGCCGTCCGCTCGCGCGACACCGCCTCGGCCGCCACCCGCGCCTTCGCCGAAGTCGCCCGAGAATGGGTCGCCGCGCGCTACGCGAGCTAGCACCAGCTTCCGAAATGCATACTTGAGAACGGCCGCCCAAACTTGCTTTTTCGCCTTCTGCGCGGAGAAAAGTGCGATCGTGCGAGTCTTGAGGGCCGAGAAAGAGTCCTCGCGTAAGAAAAAGCGCGATCGTGCGAGCTTCGAAAGCTCTGAAACTCGCACGATCGCGCTTTTCTCCGCACGGAAGAGATAATTCTCGTCCTGGATCTTCGAAACCGCAACTTCTTGCACTCATATGAAAGCAAGAAGTTCTGACCCACCGAAAGCGCCGGTTCACAAAGCGAAGAAAGCCCCCAGTGGGGGCGATTCGCGTTTGCAAGGGGTTTGGGGATGCGAATCGCGCCCACCGGAGGCTTTCGGGATCGGGGGGTCGGGAATTAGCAGCTGCTCTTCCGTAGGGGCTGACCTTGGTCAGCCCTCCTCAACAAAGACAATCTTTCTCAGTCGGGAGGGGCGACCAAGGTCGCCCCCTACGGGGATGGACCAGCACAAGTTTCTCAGTCGGGAGGGGCGACCGGGGTCGCCCCCTACGGGTGCCAACCGGAAGACCGGCCTCCCTCGTGCTCTAGAAGAACGGGTAGATGGACACGCCGGTCATGTAGAACACCGCGCGCAGGGCGAGCGCGCTCACGAGCACGCAGGCCGCGCCCACGGCGCCCCACACCTTCCAGTCGCCCTTGGCGCGCCCGGCCAGCGCGGAGCCCAGGCCGGCCACCGCGGCCACGATGGCCGTGACGGCCCAGGCCACAGACGCGCCGGAGAAGGGCGCCGTCGAGCCGTCGGGAGTGATGTCCATGGTCGGGCTCGTCGGGTCGAACCAGAACTCCACCGCCGTGTAGGAGCCAGCCGTGGCCTGCATGGCGACGAGATAGGCCACCACGAGCACCACGTTCACGGCCTGGCCGATGAGGTTCGCCTTCGCATCGAGGTCGGACGCCTCGTCGCGCACGGCGCAGATGAGCGCCATGGTGGCCGGGCCGAAGCCGCAGGCCGCGCCGAGCAGCGAGGCGATCTGCAGCACGGAGTCCCAGGCGGGCAGCGAGGCCATCATGTAGGAGTGGCCCATGACGATGACGAGAATCGCCGCCACGACGATGCCGATGGCGGAAAGCCACGCCGACACGCGCGCCTCGTCACCCGCGCGGCGCAGGTACACGAAGTAGACGACCATGACGACGGCGAGCACCACGATGGCGATGAGCTCCTGGGTGATGCCGCTGGTCAAGTGTCCGAAGCCGTTGAAGATGCGCTCCCAGTGCTCCAGATGGAAGAACACCGCGATGCCGCCCACGACCAGAAGCGCGGCCGAGGTGATGAGCGCCGGCATCTGGGCGCGGCCGCCCTTTCCGCGCAGCGCCCAGAGGCACTGGGCCGCGAACAGGCCGGCCGCCCAGGCCAAGAGCGTGGTGAACAAGATAAGGGGCCATTGCAGTTCCATTATTCCCCACCCTTCCAGTCGCGGTCGCGCAGGATGTAGGCGAAGTGCGGGCCGTTGCCCACATCGGGCAGGTGGTGCACGTCGGCCTCGGTGTACTCCTTGGCCATATCGCCCAGCTTCACGCGGTTGCCGGTGTACAAATTGTCATAGGAGCGATCGACGTCGTAGCCGATCTCCGGCGCCTCGAAGGAATCGATGCCCTCGTCCAAGTCGCCGAAGAAGCGGGCGCGGCCGCCGCACTGGATGACGCACTGGGGCAGGCCGCCCTGGGCGGTGATCTGCTCGCAGAGCGTGCACTTCTCGACAACGCGCTCCTCCTCGTTCAGGTAGCGCACGCCGTAGGGGCAGGCCATGGCGCAGAACTGGCAGCCGATGCACTTCGACTTGTCGATCTGCACGGTGCCGTCCTCCAGCTTGTGGGAGGCGCCCGTCGGGCACACCTTCACGCACTCGGGGTTCTCGCAGTGCTGGCACTGCACGGGCAGGTAGTACATCTCCACGTCGTGGGCGCTCGTGGCGCCGGCCTTCAGGCTCGGGCCGATGCGGAGCACCTTGTTCCAGTACGAGCCGATCGGCACGTTGTTCACGGCCTTGCACGCGACCATGCACGCCAGACAGCCCACGCAGCGGTTCAGGTCGGTGACGATTGCTTTGTTCGCCATGGCTTAGGCCTCCTCTCGGATATCGTAGTTGGGCAGCCATTCCTTCAGGCGCGGGTCGGAGGCGTCGCAGATGATCTGGGTGCCGTCCTCCGGCGCGCAGGGGATGACCTTGCCGTCGGGGCAGTTCTCGGGCGTGGCCTTGTAAATCTTCACCGGCACGCCGCGCATATGGTGCGAGCTGATGAACTTGTCCTGGCCCTCCGGGTCCCAAATGCACTCGATGTTGGAGAGCAGGCAGCCGTGGGTCGGCGCCGACAACTCCGGGAACCACCAGGCATGCTCGGCGTTGGCCCAGCCGGGGGCGATGCCGTGGTACAGATCGACGCACTGGCGCACCTTGCCCCACGCGGTCTCGATCCAGGCCCAGTCGCCCTGCTTGAGACCGAGCTTCTCGGCGTCGGCGGGGTTCAGCTCCAAACGCGGCGCCGGCCACAGCTCGCGGCACCAGGGCAGCTGGCGATGCTCGCTATGGAAGTACACCGGGATGCGGCGGCCGGTGGTGAGGATGATCGGGTACTCCTCAAGATCGATCTGACCACCCTGGGCAGAGGACGCGGGCGGCTCGTAGTTCGGCATGATCTCCTTCATCACGTCGAACTTGCCCGGCTCGAACTGGTTGGCCATATCGAGGCAGAACGTCTCGAACTCCATGGACCAGAAGCTCACCAGGCCCGTCGGCGTGGGGCAGCCGAAGTTGTTCACTGGCTGGCCGGTTTCGGGATCGGTCGACCAGGGAGCAGCCGTGCAGGCGTCCTTGCCCATGCGCATCCAACCAGTCTCGAAGCGGCGGTAGGTTCCCCAGCGGTTAGGCTCGATCACCTTGGCGTTGATCCAGCCGTTCTCCTGGAAGTCGTCGCGGAAGTCCTCCCAATGCTCCCACTTGCAGCCCGGATAGCGGTCGCCGAAACCGGACACCTCGTTGTGGGCCTGGAACCAATCCTCCAGACGGTCGTCGTGATGGTAGGCACCGGGCGCGTCGCCGGCAATATTGGTCCACGTGCCGTTGGGGTTGCCCTGCTTCTCGATGGCCTCGAAGATGAGGCGGTTGATGTCGTAGTCGAACTTCGTGTCGGCCGGCGGCTCGATGCAGCGCTGCGTGAGCCCGATGCCGCCCGAAGCGCCCTGGGACACGCGGATGTTGTTGATCTCGGTCCAGTGCTGGCACGGCAGGATGATGTCGGCCATCTCGGTGCCGGGGTGATGGAACATGTTGATGTCCACCCAGAAGTCCAGCTTCGAGAGCGCCTCCCACGCAAGCGTCGCGTTCGACATGTTCATGAACGAACCGGACTCGTTGATGCCGCCCTTCAGCGGGTACTCGCCCTCGCCCAGGCACGCCTTCCAAATGCAGGTGGCGTCGGCCCACTCGTTGTAGTACGGCAGAATGGGGAACTTCTCGGCGCCGATCATGTTGCCCAGCACCTCGCGGCGATCCGGGATGTTCATCGGATCGACCTGCTTGTCGGCCAGATACATCGGCGGGCACATGGGCTCGCCGGTGAGCGCCTCCATGCCCTTCAGCGTCCACTTCACCTCCTGGGGCATGTTGGTGCCGGGAGCGGCCGTGGCCTGCTCGTCGACCGGCGTGCGGGAAAGGCCGCGGTTGCCGGCCGGGCCGTCGAAGTTGCCCGAGGAGTAGATGAGGTTGAGCACCGCGCGAACCGTCTGCGCGCAGTTGCCGATCTGATCGGGCGCCAGGTTCAGGTGGATGCCGCCGTTGCCGTAAGTCTGGCCCTCGGGACGCGTGGCCCACACCGTGCACGACTCCTCGATGAGCTGCGGGTCGAGACCGGTGATCTCGCTGGCCCACTCCGGGGTGCAATCGGCCACCGACTTGGCGAGGTAGCTCCACACCGGGCGCGCGATGTGCTTCGTGCCGTCGGCCAGCGTCACCTCGTGCTCGCCTTCCAGATCGAAGTCGATGCCGGCCTCTTCCAACTCCCAGTAGGAGATCGGCGGCAGGTAGCCCTCCTGCGAGGTGCCCGCGTACACCACTTCCATCTGGTCGCGGGTGGGGGCCACGTGGTTGCAGCCCTGCCACTGGGTGGTGTCGGTATCCCAGTACACCAGGCCGCCCTTACCGTCGTTGGCCTTCTTGTTCCAGGCCATGAACTTGTGGGGGCTGCCGCCCTCTACCAGATCCATCTCCTTCAGAAGGCGCGTCTTCAGCTTCGTGCCGATAAGATCCTGCAAGGCCGGAACCTGAATCGGCGAGGAGAGATCGAGGTAGCGGCCGCCCGTGGGCTCCATGTCCTCCACCACGAGCAAGGACGCATCGGTCCAGCGCTTCACGAACTCCCAGTCGATGAGATCCTTCTCAATGAGAATGTGCTGCCAGGCCAGCGCCAGCGCACCGTCGGTGCCCGGCTCCAGGTTCAGCCAGTAGTCGGCCTCCTTGCCCGAGCCGGACAGGCGCGGGTCGATGCAGATGTGCGTCTCGGCGGCGCTCATGCGGTCCACCAGGTTGCGGCAGCTGTCGTCGTAGTTCGAGTTCTCCGGCGCGGTGCCCCACTGCACGTACACGCGCGGCCCGTCGCGCAGCGCCATCCACGGGGCGCCGTCGACCGAGCTGATCCAGCCCATGAGACGACGCGGGCCCTTGCAGATCTCGGACGCCACATGGGCGTTGGGGGTGTCAAACAGCCACTTGTAGAACGCGTAGGGGCCGTAAACCCACTGGCGGGACGTGCCGCACATGTTGAAGATGGACTGACCGCCGTACTGGTCCATGATCTCCTGGAACTTCGAGCCGATGGTTTCCATGGCCTCATCCCAGGTGATGCGCTGCCAGCCCGGCTCCTCGCCCTTGGGGTTGGTGCGCTTCATGGGATGGTAGATGCGGTCGGGGTGGTAGGCCGCCTGCAGCGACGACTGCGACTTGCCGCAGCAGTTGCCCGACGACTGGAACGACGACTGGTCGCCCTCCACCTTGACGGCGCGCCCGTTCTCCACCGTGACCCACACGCCGCACTCCATCTTGCCGCAGCCGCGGCAGCACGTGCGCACGCACTTGATCTCGCTGCCGCGGCTGGGCGCCTCGGCGTCCTCGGCGAGTGCGGCGCCCGGCACCGCGCATCCGATGACCGCCGTGGCAGCCGTGGCCGCGGACAGCTTGGCGAAGGTACGGCGGCTCAAGTTGAGCTTACCCATCTCTCCTCCTTTTTCTCTCATCCTTTCGGGCGCCCCGGACGGGTCGCCCACGTTGACATAGTGGCAAAATCAGGCCCCCGCCGCATCATATGTTTGCCATGATTTTTGAGTTTTCCCAGATGAGAGCTTTATTAGTCCCATGAAAAGGTCGGGGGCAAGCACGGGGTTTCGCCGTATAATTTTTGCCAAGGAAAAGGGGAGTTTTCCTTGAGGAATTCCAGGGAAAGGGCTCTCGGCGCGCACATGCGGCGACCGCCCTACCATTCTTTCTATCGAGGGGGTCGCGTGAGTTTTCGTTCCATCTCAGAGAACCTGAACGCCTACCGCGAAGAAGCCGGCAGCCATCCGGTGGCCCTCGATCGCGTGCTCGGCTTTACCTTTATTCGCGCGTGGGTATACCTCATGTTCGTGGGCGCGGCCGCCAGTTCCATGACATGGAGCGGCGAGCAGATCCCGCCTTTGTTCTACGTCGTCTCCACGGCCAGCCTCTGCGCCGTGCTCTTCGGGAGCGCGCTGGCCGGCGAGCGCTTCGTGCGCTTCATGACCCATCCGGCCGCGCGCTTCGCGGCACCCGCGCTCACCACCG
Proteins encoded in this window:
- a CDS encoding pentapeptide repeat-containing protein; the encoded protein is MAAIPDPVQTAYETAAAQRTLSLPTIPEELRALEADDLRGGADEPLEAIDASGLIIADENFSELQAAHARFANCFLSCCDFSGSLFTDTVFEGCDFANSYFDSAGFTRCTFKNCKLTGASFMEANLEHVALEDCTLDFGAFNRCRFWAVSATRCDFSGADMAEMELHYVTLDDDRFIGTSFFRTPLLGLDFSTCQLEGVALSDTMAEIYGTKMNVYQAAALARRLGVIVAE
- a CDS encoding DMT family transporter: MSHWKQARWPFVVFVLIEVVIFGSGSAVTKFAYDSITPLWCLAVRFGLATAVFALFFGRRIIARLRSVRVRLWLPQALCMGISYLCCNVALDLTTATNVGFLVALPVVFAPFLSTVVERSRYPRAIIPFQVGVAGGLYLLCSQGGSLAVGSGELLALGSSVALAGALVFGKQALAELDAVTVAGTQIAVAFALCLGCALAWEPMLDVAAVRPVAWGIIVFLALFSTCLAFFLQSLALDRLSSTTVSLLLTGEPVFTALFAYLFLGETLSAMGLLGAAVIVGTVVAATWADGRTGAPAAPAAPVVVSRRAVPRPRLLVSKRRDDRMAA
- a CDS encoding LysR family transcriptional regulator; the protein is MANQKYDAFLTVARLGSFKAAAEELGYTQAGISYLVNALEKELGLTLFLREYGGVHLTTEGREVLGLVQAINADEHALATRVRELADREGGLVRVGAFTSVAIEWFPSIARAFLDQYPKIDLKLLCIDDEEELVNAVWEGRADCAFSIAPERRNLEAVPLHTDPLLVVLPPDHPLAGAPFFPTEALAREPYVQLQGNARPSEMEALFEANGVTPNVRFTVDSDYAVMSMVSAGLGFSVLPSLILSRPLFPLAVLPAERECSREISLAVRSREAASAATRAFAEVTREWVAARYAS
- a CDS encoding Fic family protein; translation: MATWPAIGSEEVPWVRDDEELMLVPKARRRKITPTYLAAIPVSLEGLSVPLTPEQTERLADIRARLARFDEQQARLSFNVPSLLLRSESAASSQIENLTSSARNIALAGLSESAPKNAQIIAANIDAMRRALALPGGLTPEGICGIHKTLLGRTDAPFAGRLREEQVWVGGTPYSPHEALFVPPVAERVSQCLDDLCRFAQIDSADPVAKAAIVHAQFETIHPFIDGNGRTGRTLLHRMLKIDGVLTHGTVPVSAGLLHDVDRYMQALSSYQQGDPEPIIDQLADALDSAIVIASLTSARVAEIDDAWRERIAERAGAKIHELPALLWEQPVVDSAYIAQRLGMTRRAATDLINRACSYEILRPLGRAQRGDFYQAPDAVDLLDEISSIAGIRRLMASNGR
- a CDS encoding dimethyl sulfoxide reductase anchor subunit family protein; this encodes MELQWPLILFTTLLAWAAGLFAAQCLWALRGKGGRAQMPALITSAALLVVGGIAVFFHLEHWERIFNGFGHLTSGITQELIAIVVLAVVMVVYFVYLRRAGDEARVSAWLSAIGIVVAAILVIVMGHSYMMASLPAWDSVLQIASLLGAACGFGPATMALICAVRDEASDLDAKANLIGQAVNVVLVVAYLVAMQATAGSYTAVEFWFDPTSPTMDITPDGSTAPFSGASVAWAVTAIVAAVAGLGSALAGRAKGDWKVWGAVGAACVLVSALALRAVFYMTGVSIYPFF
- a CDS encoding 4Fe-4S dicluster domain-containing protein, which codes for MANKAIVTDLNRCVGCLACMVACKAVNNVPIGSYWNKVLRIGPSLKAGATSAHDVEMYYLPVQCQHCENPECVKVCPTGASHKLEDGTVQIDKSKCIGCQFCAMACPYGVRYLNEEERVVEKCTLCEQITAQGGLPQCVIQCGGRARFFGDLDEGIDSFEAPEIGYDVDRSYDNLYTGNRVKLGDMAKEYTEADVHHLPDVGNGPHFAYILRDRDWKGGE
- a CDS encoding molybdopterin-containing oxidoreductase family protein yields the protein MGKLNLSRRTFAKLSAATAATAVIGCAVPGAALAEDAEAPSRGSEIKCVRTCCRGCGKMECGVWVTVENGRAVKVEGDQSSFQSSGNCCGKSQSSLQAAYHPDRIYHPMKRTNPKGEEPGWQRITWDEAMETIGSKFQEIMDQYGGQSIFNMCGTSRQWVYGPYAFYKWLFDTPNAHVASEICKGPRRLMGWISSVDGAPWMALRDGPRVYVQWGTAPENSNYDDSCRNLVDRMSAAETHICIDPRLSGSGKEADYWLNLEPGTDGALALAWQHILIEKDLIDWEFVKRWTDASLLVVEDMEPTGGRYLDLSSPIQVPALQDLIGTKLKTRLLKEMDLVEGGSPHKFMAWNKKANDGKGGLVYWDTDTTQWQGCNHVAPTRDQMEVVYAGTSQEGYLPPISYWELEEAGIDFDLEGEHEVTLADGTKHIARPVWSYLAKSVADCTPEWASEITGLDPQLIEESCTVWATRPEGQTYGNGGIHLNLAPDQIGNCAQTVRAVLNLIYSSGNFDGPAGNRGLSRTPVDEQATAAPGTNMPQEVKWTLKGMEALTGEPMCPPMYLADKQVDPMNIPDRREVLGNMIGAEKFPILPYYNEWADATCIWKACLGEGEYPLKGGINESGSFMNMSNATLAWEALSKLDFWVDINMFHHPGTEMADIILPCQHWTEINNIRVSQGASGGIGLTQRCIEPPADTKFDYDINRLIFEAIEKQGNPNGTWTNIAGDAPGAYHHDDRLEDWFQAHNEVSGFGDRYPGCKWEHWEDFRDDFQENGWINAKVIEPNRWGTYRRFETGWMRMGKDACTAAPWSTDPETGQPVNNFGCPTPTGLVSFWSMEFETFCLDMANQFEPGKFDVMKEIMPNYEPPASSAQGGQIDLEEYPIILTTGRRIPVYFHSEHRQLPWCRELWPAPRLELNPADAEKLGLKQGDWAWIETAWGKVRQCVDLYHGIAPGWANAEHAWWFPELSAPTHGCLLSNIECIWDPEGQDKFISSHHMRGVPVKIYKATPENCPDGKVIPCAPEDGTQIICDASDPRLKEWLPNYDIREEA